A portion of the Bacillus sp. es.034 genome contains these proteins:
- the vanY gene encoding VanY-A/VanY-F/VanY-M family D-Ala-D-Ala carboxypeptidase, whose product MKKWGFLLLLALCLGFTFVYKESTFQDQVEIHRNDAHVENSGTSEHFQTIEIKKEQVFQGNLLLVNNEYPVQQESITSDVVNLFTHEELTKGYGLFDTNITLSEDVAHKFSEMTVAAGKDGVRHFIINSGYRGFEEQLALYQEMGSDYALPAGYSEHNLGLSLDVGSTQRKMELASEGKWIEENAWKYGFILRYPKDKTDVTGIQYEPWHIRYVGLPHSVIMEEKNFALEEYLAFLKEQKSISTTIQGETYEISYYQVTKDTTIRVPSNLHYEISGNNMDGVIVTVFP is encoded by the coding sequence ATGAAGAAGTGGGGATTTTTATTGTTATTGGCATTATGTTTGGGTTTCACATTTGTTTATAAGGAATCAACGTTTCAAGATCAAGTAGAGATTCATCGTAACGATGCTCATGTAGAAAATAGCGGGACGTCAGAACACTTTCAAACGATCGAGATAAAAAAAGAACAAGTCTTTCAAGGGAATTTACTTTTGGTGAATAATGAATATCCGGTTCAGCAGGAGAGTATAACATCAGACGTTGTCAATCTATTTACGCATGAAGAACTGACAAAGGGATACGGATTGTTTGATACCAACATAACATTGTCAGAGGATGTGGCACATAAATTCTCCGAGATGACCGTTGCTGCCGGTAAAGATGGGGTTAGACATTTCATCATCAATAGCGGCTATCGGGGCTTTGAAGAGCAACTTGCACTTTACCAGGAAATGGGGTCCGACTATGCCTTGCCTGCAGGCTACAGCGAACACAACTTGGGGCTATCACTTGATGTAGGATCCACTCAAAGGAAGATGGAGCTGGCATCAGAAGGAAAGTGGATCGAAGAAAACGCGTGGAAATACGGCTTTATATTACGGTATCCAAAGGATAAAACAGACGTTACGGGAATCCAATACGAACCATGGCATATTCGCTATGTTGGATTGCCCCACAGTGTGATTATGGAAGAAAAGAACTTCGCTTTAGAAGAATACTTAGCATTCCTAAAAGAACAAAAATCGATTTCAACGACGATACAGGGTGAAACATATGAGATCTCATATTACCAAGTCACCAAAGATACGACCATTCGTGTGCCTTCCAATCTTCATTATGAGATATCAGGCAACAACATGGATGGTGTCATTGTAACGGTGTTTCCCTAA
- a CDS encoding GntR family transcriptional regulator → MSQLTLKEKAYQEIRRLIITGEIKPGEFLSERSLVERLEMSRTPIRSALDRLEIEGFIKQSPKQGVVVEEISINRAFDIYELRMAIESYVVNKLSLRTIQDSEIKRLQENLNQQKLLIDTEMYDNASFLAFLSLDLEFHNELIKIVENKEFIQIMDQIQDKLLLIASNVFRKQENRMMVSYEDHMRIFNYILNGQNKEAVDEMIKHLEYGKQILIS, encoded by the coding sequence TTGAGCCAATTAACCTTGAAAGAAAAAGCGTATCAAGAAATACGAAGGCTGATCATTACAGGGGAAATAAAACCTGGTGAATTTTTATCGGAACGTTCTTTAGTAGAGCGTTTAGAAATGAGCCGAACCCCCATTCGCTCTGCGTTAGATCGGTTAGAAATTGAAGGATTCATCAAGCAATCACCTAAACAAGGGGTAGTCGTCGAAGAAATATCAATAAATAGAGCATTTGATATTTATGAATTACGGATGGCAATTGAATCTTATGTTGTAAATAAATTATCATTAAGAACGATCCAAGATTCTGAAATTAAACGCCTTCAAGAAAATTTAAACCAACAAAAATTACTTATTGACACTGAAATGTATGATAATGCTTCCTTTTTAGCTTTCCTATCTCTTGATTTGGAATTTCACAATGAATTAATAAAAATTGTGGAAAATAAAGAATTTATTCAAATTATGGATCAAATTCAAGATAAATTATTATTAATTGCAAGCAATGTTTTCCGTAAACAAGAAAATCGAATGATGGTTTCCTATGAAGATCACATGCGAATATTTAACTACATTTTGAACGGGCAAAACAAAGAGGCCGTCGATGAAATGATTAAACACTTAGAATACGGAAAACAAATTTTGATTTCATAA
- the vanR gene encoding vancomycin resistance response regulator transcription factor, VanR-F/VanR-M family, with protein sequence MKSISILVADDEEEIADLVAIHLEKEGYDVVKVHNGQEAIRVIETRSIDLLILDIMMPEMDGYDATRLIRERYNMPIIFLSAKTSDFDKVHGLVIGADDYITKPFTPIELVARVNAHLRRFMKLNQPKASGKKATLEFGEIVISPDQRTVFLYGENIELTPKEFDILYLLASHPKKVYSVENIFQHVWEDAYFEGGNTVMVHIRTLRKKLGEDKRKNKLIKTVWGVGYTFNG encoded by the coding sequence ATGAAGAGTATTTCGATTCTGGTTGCGGATGATGAGGAGGAAATAGCGGACCTGGTTGCCATCCATCTGGAAAAAGAAGGATACGATGTTGTGAAAGTACATAATGGGCAGGAAGCCATACGTGTGATCGAGACTCGCTCGATTGATTTGTTGATTTTGGATATTATGATGCCGGAGATGGATGGGTATGATGCCACTCGTTTGATTCGGGAACGGTATAATATGCCGATTATTTTTTTGAGTGCGAAAACGTCTGATTTTGATAAGGTCCATGGGCTGGTGATAGGAGCGGATGATTATATAACAAAGCCGTTTACTCCCATTGAATTGGTTGCGCGTGTGAATGCGCATTTGCGAAGGTTTATGAAGTTGAATCAACCTAAGGCTTCTGGTAAGAAAGCGACGTTGGAATTTGGTGAAATCGTGATTTCTCCTGATCAGCGTACGGTTTTCCTTTATGGTGAAAATATTGAGCTGACGCCGAAAGAGTTTGATATTTTGTATTTATTGGCCAGTCATCCAAAGAAGGTTTATAGTGTAGAAAATATTTTTCAGCACGTATGGGAAGATGCATACTTTGAAGGCGGCAACACGGTAATGGTGCATATTCGTACGTTACGGAAGAAACTTGGGGAAGATAAGAGAAAGAACAAGTTAATCAAAACGGTCTGGGGAGTGGGGTATACATTTAATGGCTAA
- a CDS encoding RpiB/LacA/LacB family sugar-phosphate isomerase, whose amino-acid sequence MKVGLGADHNGFEFKEEIKTFLEKTLKVEVIDFGCHSCVAVDYPEVSFEIGHAINEGKIERGIIICGTGLGVAIAANKIPGIRAATCHDVYSAERAQLSNNAQVLTMGAQVIGPEAGKKIVKSYLDVEFKSSHKVQQIIDKENEILNR is encoded by the coding sequence ATGAAAGTTGGATTAGGTGCTGACCATAATGGTTTTGAGTTTAAAGAAGAAATTAAAACATTCCTCGAAAAAACATTGAAGGTTGAGGTGATTGATTTCGGTTGTCACAGCTGTGTTGCGGTTGATTATCCTGAAGTATCATTTGAAATAGGGCATGCCATTAATGAAGGTAAAATAGAAAGAGGCATAATAATTTGTGGCACTGGCCTTGGAGTAGCAATAGCAGCTAACAAAATTCCTGGTATTCGTGCAGCAACATGCCATGATGTATATTCAGCAGAGCGGGCACAACTGAGCAACAATGCTCAAGTTCTAACGATGGGTGCACAAGTGATTGGTCCTGAGGCAGGCAAGAAAATTGTAAAATCATATTTGGATGTTGAATTTAAATCTAGTCATAAAGTTCAACAGATTATTGATAAAGAAAATGAAATATTAAATAGATGA
- a CDS encoding VanZ family protein, translating into MEKIISRGLLAFYLVILTWLVLFKLQYNIFSVFHYHYTSLNLIPFAAPGSTREMVDNILIFIPFGLLLDVNFKKVGFSPKVALILALSLTFEFIQLIFAIGATDITDVITNTVGGLLGLELYGVCNRFMNNKKLDWVILLLGIFLLVLLVYYRSHLVIKYS; encoded by the coding sequence ATGGAAAAAATAATATCTAGAGGATTGCTGGCTTTCTATTTAGTCATACTAACCTGGCTAGTCCTATTCAAATTACAATACAATATTTTCTCAGTATTTCATTATCACTATACTAGTTTAAACTTGATCCCATTCGCTGCACCTGGAAGTACCAGAGAGATGGTAGATAATATCCTTATCTTCATTCCATTCGGTCTGCTTTTGGATGTCAATTTCAAAAAAGTGGGCTTTTCACCTAAGGTTGCCCTTATATTGGCTCTAAGTCTTACTTTTGAATTCATTCAATTGATATTCGCTATTGGAGCGACAGACATAACCGATGTCATTACCAATACTGTTGGTGGGTTGCTTGGGCTGGAATTGTATGGAGTGTGCAATAGGTTTATGAATAATAAGAAATTGGACTGGGTTATTCTTTTGTTAGGTATATTTTTGCTTGTATTGTTGGTATATTATCGTAGTCATTTGGTAATTAAATATTCTTAG
- a CDS encoding IS91 family transposase, whose product MSTVQELFHTFYPTYKETYKRSMEQAKAATNMMNCRTAAMGGHSYECGSCNHSLVRYNSCRNRHCTLCQGVNKDIWVDQRKKDILDAPYFHVVFTMPEQLHMLIYHNQKLLYDLMYKAVAETLTELAGDKKYLGAQIGFFSVLHTWGQNLHYHPHIHTVVLAGGLNDRNQWRRSSEKFFIPVKVLSKKFRGKYLYYLKQYYQQKQLRFFNESKKYQNAKSFQALIDECYKKDWYSYTKRTFSGPIAVMEYLGRYTHRIAISNNRIVSADKQSVTIKVKDYKRNQKKTVTLKGVEFLRRFLMHILPKGFVKIRHYGLLANRNKKSKLKLCRKLTKSPTYKPLFEGLNKIEILSILIKKDVSLCPSCKKSHLTEAIP is encoded by the coding sequence ATGAGTACAGTTCAAGAACTGTTTCATACCTTCTATCCCACTTACAAAGAAACATACAAACGCTCTATGGAACAAGCAAAGGCAGCCACAAACATGATGAACTGCAGGACTGCCGCAATGGGTGGACATTCTTACGAATGTGGGTCCTGTAACCATTCCTTAGTACGGTATAATTCCTGCCGAAATCGGCATTGTACCCTATGCCAGGGAGTAAATAAGGATATTTGGGTCGATCAACGAAAAAAAGATATTCTCGATGCCCCTTATTTTCATGTCGTGTTTACGATGCCAGAACAGCTGCATATGTTGATCTATCATAATCAGAAACTCCTTTATGATTTAATGTACAAAGCTGTCGCCGAAACGCTAACCGAACTGGCAGGTGATAAAAAGTACTTGGGAGCACAGATTGGATTTTTCTCGGTTTTACACACCTGGGGGCAAAACCTTCATTATCACCCTCACATCCATACCGTTGTATTGGCCGGTGGACTAAATGATCGAAATCAGTGGCGCCGTTCAAGTGAGAAATTCTTTATTCCAGTGAAGGTACTGTCTAAAAAGTTTCGGGGAAAGTACCTCTATTACCTGAAACAATACTATCAACAGAAACAATTGAGATTCTTTAACGAGTCCAAGAAATATCAAAATGCGAAGTCTTTTCAAGCATTGATTGATGAGTGTTACAAAAAAGATTGGTATAGCTATACGAAAAGGACCTTCTCAGGACCTATCGCCGTCATGGAGTACCTTGGCCGTTACACTCATCGAATTGCCATCTCTAACAATCGGATTGTTTCCGCTGACAAGCAATCCGTCACGATTAAAGTGAAGGATTATAAACGTAATCAAAAAAAGACCGTAACCCTGAAGGGTGTAGAATTTCTCCGTCGCTTTCTCATGCATATCCTACCGAAGGGGTTTGTGAAGATTAGACACTATGGTCTCCTGGCGAACCGGAATAAAAAGTCCAAGCTGAAACTCTGTCGAAAGCTAACGAAAAGCCCTACGTACAAACCATTGTTTGAAGGATTAAACAAGATTGAGATTCTTTCTATTCTTATCAAAAAGGATGTTTCCCTCTGTCCTTCCTGTAAAAAATCGCATTTAACAGAGGCTATACCATGA
- a CDS encoding glycerate kinase — translation MNVLVASDSFKGSLSSIEVGECVKKGILRAIPDAEVVISPMADGGEGTIDALLHDSEGWKVEVEVHGPLMDKILTQYAVMKDHIVFIECAKSSGLPLVPLELRNPMVTNTYGFGEQIKDAIGKGYRHFILSLGGSATNDGGIGMLQALGWEFFDDKGALLYHEGNPLLKVASISDGNVLPEIEECTFIAASDVTHPFFGPNGAAHIFAKQKGANERQILELDAALSRFADLIETSYGVRVQEIAGAGAAGGLGGAIVGPLKGSIQSGVELVMEVTAIKEKIKSADVLITGEGSLDNQSIMGKVPFGIAKLAKEYGKPVIGIAGRIDTDLKEVNNYFNGVFSIQTECRSLEEALDPHVSRLQLEITAEQITRVMMLKGEMSF, via the coding sequence ATGAACGTATTAGTTGCATCAGATTCTTTTAAGGGTTCGCTTTCTTCCATTGAAGTAGGAGAGTGTGTTAAGAAAGGCATTTTACGGGCGATTCCTGATGCCGAGGTCGTCATCTCCCCCATGGCCGACGGGGGGGAGGGTACCATTGACGCCCTTCTCCACGACAGTGAAGGTTGGAAAGTTGAGGTAGAGGTACACGGACCTCTAATGGATAAGATACTGACCCAATATGCCGTTATGAAAGATCATATTGTTTTTATTGAATGTGCAAAGAGCAGTGGTTTGCCATTAGTTCCCCTTGAATTACGAAACCCAATGGTTACTAATACTTATGGATTTGGTGAACAGATTAAGGATGCAATAGGAAAAGGGTATCGCCATTTCATCCTGTCTCTAGGAGGAAGTGCAACGAATGATGGCGGTATTGGAATGCTCCAGGCACTAGGCTGGGAATTTTTTGATGACAAAGGGGCTTTATTGTATCATGAAGGAAACCCGTTATTAAAGGTTGCGTCCATTTCGGATGGAAATGTACTGCCGGAGATAGAGGAATGTACCTTTATTGCTGCCAGTGATGTCACGCATCCGTTTTTTGGACCAAACGGAGCGGCTCATATTTTTGCCAAGCAAAAAGGGGCAAACGAAAGGCAGATTCTTGAATTGGATGCAGCGTTGAGTCGGTTTGCGGATTTGATAGAGACATCCTATGGTGTCAGAGTTCAAGAAATCGCTGGTGCTGGCGCCGCTGGAGGCTTAGGTGGTGCCATTGTCGGTCCATTAAAAGGATCTATTCAATCAGGTGTTGAACTTGTCATGGAGGTTACGGCTATCAAGGAAAAAATAAAGTCGGCGGATGTTTTGATAACCGGTGAGGGAAGTTTGGATAATCAGTCCATCATGGGGAAAGTTCCTTTTGGAATTGCCAAACTAGCTAAGGAATATGGAAAACCCGTCATTGGCATTGCTGGCAGGATCGATACCGACCTTAAAGAAGTAAATAACTACTTTAATGGTGTCTTTTCCATTCAAACCGAATGCCGCAGCTTAGAAGAAGCATTGGATCCTCATGTATCTCGACTCCAGCTTGAAATCACGGCAGAACAGATTACCAGAGTGATGATGTTAAAGGGTGAAATGTCTTTTTAG
- the dhaL gene encoding dihydroxyacetone kinase subunit DhaL, giving the protein MQNYLTVNQTVEMIKYAGQKIIESKPLLTEIDSAIGDGDHGIGMEVGFKAAINELNNQEFSTVNEVFTETGKSMIMTMGGASGVIFGTMFLSGFNKRESVDKLHLETLADAFEISLEAIKKRGKANSGDKTMVDGLTPAVERLRESVSKNHTLLEGLANAVEGAKEGVEATKGYLGRLGRAKSLGERAIGHQDAGATSVSIIFNSMHDWVQENAG; this is encoded by the coding sequence ATGCAAAATTATTTAACAGTAAACCAAACGGTTGAAATGATAAAATACGCTGGACAGAAAATCATTGAGAGCAAACCTTTGCTAACTGAAATTGATAGTGCCATAGGTGATGGAGATCATGGTATCGGCATGGAAGTAGGATTTAAAGCGGCAATCAATGAGTTGAATAACCAAGAATTCTCGACAGTCAACGAAGTATTTACAGAAACAGGAAAATCTATGATTATGACGATGGGGGGAGCTTCAGGGGTCATCTTCGGTACAATGTTTTTAAGTGGATTTAACAAACGTGAGAGTGTAGATAAACTACACCTTGAGACACTTGCAGATGCATTTGAAATTTCTCTCGAAGCCATAAAAAAACGTGGGAAAGCAAATTCGGGAGACAAAACGATGGTTGATGGACTTACCCCTGCAGTTGAGAGGTTACGGGAAAGTGTGAGTAAAAACCATACATTGCTGGAAGGACTTGCAAATGCAGTCGAAGGTGCAAAAGAAGGAGTAGAAGCAACAAAGGGTTATCTTGGGAGATTGGGCAGAGCCAAGTCACTTGGTGAACGGGCCATTGGTCATCAGGATGCTGGGGCTACCTCAGTTTCAATTATCTTTAATTCAATGCATGATTGGGTTCAGGAGAACGCGGGATGA
- a CDS encoding LURP-one-related family protein, translating to MRQLYIKQKVFSLSEKFTVKDQEEKDTYYVEGSFMRVPKTFSIMNTSREEVALITKKVFSFLPKFFVEVNGQEVLTIKKEFSFLKARYSIDAAGIEVQGNWLDMDFQVLHNGRVVGEVGKEWFSWGDSYRVQILDEKMETIIIALVIAIDCVKADQAAASSGASV from the coding sequence ATGAGGCAGCTTTATATCAAACAAAAGGTATTCAGTCTCAGTGAAAAATTCACGGTGAAGGATCAGGAGGAAAAGGACACGTATTATGTCGAAGGAAGCTTTATGAGGGTCCCGAAGACGTTCTCCATCATGAATACAAGCAGGGAAGAAGTGGCCCTTATTACGAAGAAGGTATTCAGCTTTTTACCGAAGTTTTTTGTTGAGGTGAATGGTCAAGAGGTATTGACGATCAAGAAGGAATTCTCCTTTTTAAAAGCACGCTATTCGATTGATGCGGCAGGCATTGAAGTGCAGGGAAACTGGCTGGATATGGACTTTCAGGTTTTACACAATGGGAGAGTCGTAGGCGAAGTGGGCAAGGAGTGGTTCAGTTGGGGCGACAGCTATAGGGTTCAGATACTGGATGAAAAGATGGAAACGATTATCATTGCCCTTGTGATTGCGATTGATTGTGTGAAGGCTGATCAGGCGGCTGCTTCTTCGGGAGCGTCGGTTTAA
- a CDS encoding HAMP domain-containing sensor histidine kinase produces MAKFIHSFRAKVLVLFGLSMLLGGVITYILFRGLQLYYHTVVRRGEPLAQLRQFIDSIGDFNVFFILFISLSLLFFYMLTKPISTYFSDLSTGIQYLASGDFKHRVNIESNDEFGDIAQAINLASEKLEEAIQRGDFSENSKEQLVVNLAHDLRTPLTSVLGYLDLILKDEKLTKEQVRHYLTITFTKSQRLERLIDELFEITRMNYGMLPLDKKQINLSNLLNQLKEELYPVFEKNHLIARMTIPPQLPIWADGELLARVFENLLTNANRYGYDGQFVDINGFVDGGEVVVQVMNYGDRIPPNELPYLFDMFYTGDKARTHQEDGTGLGLFIAKNIVEQHNGTITVESSLIRTVFEVRLPQEGIEPDQDSIS; encoded by the coding sequence ATGGCTAAATTTATACACAGTTTTCGCGCCAAAGTCCTCGTATTATTTGGTTTAAGTATGCTTCTCGGCGGTGTGATCACTTACATCCTTTTTAGAGGATTACAGCTTTATTATCATACGGTGGTCCGTCGTGGAGAACCATTGGCCCAACTCCGTCAATTCATTGACAGCATTGGAGATTTTAACGTCTTTTTTATCCTGTTTATTTCCCTTTCGCTCTTATTTTTCTATATGCTTACGAAGCCGATTTCTACCTATTTCAGTGATCTATCAACGGGAATTCAGTATCTCGCCAGTGGCGACTTTAAACATCGGGTGAATATCGAGTCAAATGATGAATTTGGTGATATTGCTCAAGCCATTAATCTCGCAAGTGAAAAACTGGAAGAAGCGATACAAAGAGGCGATTTCTCAGAAAACAGTAAAGAACAGTTAGTGGTGAATTTGGCTCATGATTTGCGTACGCCCCTCACGTCTGTTTTAGGTTATTTAGATTTGATCCTTAAGGATGAGAAGCTGACCAAAGAACAGGTCAGACATTATTTAACGATTACCTTTACGAAGTCTCAGCGATTGGAACGGCTTATTGACGAATTATTTGAAATAACGCGAATGAATTATGGCATGCTGCCTTTAGATAAGAAGCAGATTAATTTATCGAATCTTCTTAATCAATTGAAGGAAGAATTGTATCCTGTTTTCGAAAAAAATCATTTGATCGCCCGAATGACGATTCCGCCCCAATTACCTATTTGGGCTGACGGTGAGCTATTGGCCCGTGTGTTTGAAAATCTTTTAACCAATGCTAATCGATACGGATATGATGGTCAGTTTGTAGATATTAACGGGTTTGTCGATGGAGGAGAGGTGGTCGTTCAGGTTATGAATTATGGAGACCGGATTCCTCCGAATGAACTTCCCTATCTTTTTGATATGTTTTATACCGGTGACAAAGCCCGAACTCATCAAGAAGATGGCACAGGGCTTGGTTTATTTATTGCAAAAAATATCGTGGAGCAACATAATGGGACGATTACGGTGGAAAGCAGTCTCATACGGACGGTATTTGAAGTTCGTTTACCCCAGGAAGGTATTGAACCTGATCAAGATTCCATTTCATAA
- a CDS encoding tyrosine-type recombinase/integrase, translated as MDYHQKIELYFELKGTPDSSRESYRRRMKAFVSFMEKQNKKISDTTEEDIQQYILFLKQVKGLTPGTINTYISSIKFFYTYVLEKEWNPYKLPRMKRVKKFPVIPPREDVLTILNSFRNIKHKAIFYLIYSSGLRVSEVARLKIRDICSKSMRIRVDQAKHNTNRYTILSESALIVLREYFKASFKGRPYKPDDWLFPSNKNPSGHIHIKTIKNTMIRLRNKLELETTISAHTLRHCFSTHSLEDGIDPVYIQQMLGHKNLNTTLGYLHMTSKSLMGVKSPLDNLGKDQR; from the coding sequence GTGGATTATCATCAAAAAATTGAACTTTATTTCGAACTTAAAGGAACACCAGACTCCTCGAGGGAGTCCTATAGGCGGAGAATGAAGGCATTTGTTTCGTTTATGGAAAAGCAAAATAAAAAAATCTCTGACACGACAGAAGAGGACATTCAACAATACATCCTTTTTCTGAAACAAGTGAAAGGACTCACCCCGGGGACGATTAACACCTACATTTCTTCAATTAAATTCTTCTACACTTACGTGTTAGAAAAAGAATGGAACCCATACAAACTTCCGAGGATGAAAAGAGTAAAGAAGTTTCCTGTCATCCCACCCAGGGAAGACGTCCTTACTATTCTCAACTCCTTTCGAAACATCAAGCATAAAGCTATTTTTTATTTAATCTATAGTAGTGGGCTTCGTGTAAGCGAAGTCGCCCGATTGAAGATTAGGGATATCTGTAGTAAATCCATGAGGATTCGTGTGGATCAGGCCAAACATAATACCAATCGATATACCATACTATCCGAATCAGCACTTATCGTGCTTCGAGAGTATTTCAAAGCCTCTTTCAAAGGGAGACCCTACAAACCGGACGATTGGTTATTCCCTAGTAATAAAAATCCATCGGGACATATCCATATTAAAACGATTAAAAATACGATGATTAGACTCCGGAATAAACTGGAGTTAGAGACTACTATTTCAGCTCACACGTTAAGACATTGTTTTTCGACCCACTCATTGGAAGATGGGATTGACCCTGTATACATTCAACAGATGCTTGGTCATAAAAACCTTAATACGACACTTGGCTATTTACACATGACCTCAAAAAGTTTGATGGGCGTGAAAAGTCCTTTAGATAATCTGGGAAAAGACCAACGATGA
- a CDS encoding dihydroxyacetone kinase subunit DhaK has product MKKIINENENIITEMLEGFLYAHGNVYKKLETTNGIVIRDRKDKVGILIGGGSGHEPLFIGFVGEGLADGAAVGNVFAAPPPYNVLEVTKAIDSGKGVLHVYGNYAGDILNFDMAAELAEMEGIECKTVIVRDDVASAPLKRYEDRRGIAGDVFVIKIAGAASDQGLSLEEVARVTQKAADHTRSIGVALTPGMIPGLEKPTFSLAEDEIEFGMGIHGEPGIERTKMMKADDLTDRMLDSLFKDFDYKKGHEVCVLVNGLGSTTQLELMIVNRRVNQVLKDKGIVIHHNDVNSYCTSQEMGGVSISLLLLDNELKKYYDQPAYSPYFTKK; this is encoded by the coding sequence TTGAAAAAAATCATCAATGAAAATGAGAATATTATTACAGAAATGCTTGAAGGGTTTCTTTATGCTCATGGTAATGTTTACAAAAAACTTGAAACAACAAATGGCATTGTCATAAGGGATCGTAAAGATAAAGTTGGCATTTTAATTGGTGGAGGAAGTGGACATGAACCTCTTTTTATAGGTTTTGTCGGAGAAGGTTTGGCTGATGGAGCGGCAGTTGGGAATGTATTTGCCGCACCGCCTCCTTACAACGTATTAGAAGTTACAAAAGCGATTGATTCTGGTAAAGGTGTCTTGCACGTTTATGGGAACTATGCTGGGGATATTTTAAACTTTGACATGGCTGCTGAGTTAGCGGAGATGGAAGGTATTGAGTGTAAAACGGTAATCGTGCGGGATGATGTCGCTTCCGCACCATTAAAAAGGTATGAAGACCGTAGAGGAATTGCAGGAGATGTCTTTGTGATTAAAATTGCTGGCGCTGCATCAGATCAAGGGCTGTCATTGGAAGAAGTAGCGAGGGTCACGCAAAAAGCGGCGGATCATACGCGCTCAATCGGGGTTGCTTTAACCCCGGGAATGATACCGGGACTGGAAAAACCAACATTTAGCTTAGCTGAAGATGAAATTGAATTTGGAATGGGAATCCACGGTGAACCTGGAATTGAAAGGACTAAAATGATGAAGGCTGATGATCTAACAGATCGTATGCTTGATTCTCTATTTAAGGATTTCGACTATAAAAAAGGTCACGAAGTCTGTGTTTTGGTCAATGGGTTAGGGTCCACAACTCAATTAGAATTAATGATTGTCAACCGTCGGGTTAACCAGGTGTTAAAAGATAAGGGAATTGTGATTCATCATAATGATGTGAACAGTTATTGCACTTCGCAGGAAATGGGGGGAGTCTCTATTTCTCTATTATTATTAGATAATGAATTGAAAAAATATTATGATCAGCCTGCTTATTCCCCTTACTTTACTAAAAAATAA